From the genome of Hydrogenobacter hydrogenophilus:
TTTACTCCGTCTTTTCAAACAGGCGTATGCCAAAAGAGATCCCTTTAGTAGTAAGATACTTTATACTGGGTATGTTTTTCCTACCTTTTGGTGTGCTTGTGGGTGTGCTCATGGCAGGCGAAAACCTCGTATCCTTCTTAATAAAGGTACATATGGACCTTCTTGTGTACGGTTTTACCGCCACGACTATAATGGGAGGGATATCACACCTAAACCCAAGGATGCTTTACAATTGGCTACAGTCAAGGGGGATTAATGTAAGCATACAGGAGCTTGTAGATGAATCGCTTTTGAGGAAGCTACTTCCTTATGTTGCAATAAGCATAGCGTGGATGGTGTTTTGCGATGCGCTTGGTAGCTATTTTACTTACTTTTCAGCAATACCTTACGCGATTGTATGGCTTCTTTTCCTTAAGGGAGTCTTTGGTCAGATAAGTAAGTTAACAAGGTCCAATGGGCAACATGAATGATAAGTTAAGGAATATGATAGAAGAAATTATTGCTCAGCATGAGCTATACCTCAAAAGGCTAAAATTTGCTATTCTTCATAGAAAAGAATTTCAACACAAAGACTGTGGGCGCAAAGGATTGGAGAATGCGTGCCATTTTGGAAAGAAGTTATACACGGAAATACTTCCTACACTCCAAGATGCATCTGATGAAGTAAAGAGAATAGTCATGGAAATAGAAGAGTTTCATTGTGAATTTCACGAAGTTTCAAAAACCATAAACCCCCTTAACCCTCTGCAGGAACAAGTAAATTCTATGAAAACAGTATCCCTCCGTCTTTATCAAAAATTGCTTCAACTCAAATCTCTTCTTAAATAACCGCTTGTTAAAAAGAGAAGTCTTTACCCAAATACACCTCTCTTACTTCTCTCTGGTGAACTACCTGCTCAGGTGAGCCTTCTGCGATTATCTTTCCTTCGGATATTATATAGACCTTATCCACTATCCTTATAGTCTCTCTTACATTGTGATCCGTTATAAGCACTCCTATGTTCTGGGATTTTAGGTTTATGATCATAAGCCTTATGTCTGCTACTAATATGGGATCTATTCCCGCAAAAGGCTCATCAAAAAGAATATACTTGGGTTTGGGTATGAGAGATCTGGCTATCTCAAGCCTCCTCTTTTGTCCGCCAGATATGTATTTTGTCTTTATGTCCTTTATCTCGTAGAGCCCAAAGTCCGTAAGAAGCTCCTCCGCTCTTGCCAGCCTCCGTGTCTTGCTATCCTCAAAAAACTCAAGGAATATGAGGAGGTTC
Proteins encoded in this window:
- a CDS encoding CZB domain-containing protein — encoded protein: MIEEIIAQHELYLKRLKFAILHRKEFQHKDCGRKGLENACHFGKKLYTEILPTLQDASDEVKRIVMEIEEFHCEFHEVSKTINPLNPLQEQVNSMKTVSLRLYQKLLQLKSLLK
- the lptB gene encoding LPS export ABC transporter ATP-binding protein translates to MLIAQGVRKKYKGREVLKGIDLSVDRGQIVGLLGPNGAGKTTLFNCLVGFTSVDEGSISLDGKDITHMPAHRRAREGITFLPQEHTLFEDLTVMENLLIFLEFFEDSKTRRLARAEELLTDFGLYEIKDIKTKYISGGQKRRLEIARSLIPKPKYILFDEPFAGIDPILVADIRLMIINLKSQNIGVLITDHNVRETIRIVDKVYIISEGKIIAEGSPEQVVHQREVREVYLGKDFSF